In the Enterococcus saigonensis genome, one interval contains:
- a CDS encoding hemolysin family protein, with translation MNSDPESQSLIAQFLLLIVLTLINAFLAASEIAVVSINKNRVEQKAEEGNVKSQKLLKILENPTNFLSTIQVGITLVNILSGASLADTLSSRLAPVLGGGAAAKSLANIIVLAILTYVSIVFGELYPKRIALNKSEEVATFTSGIIRIIGTIAKPFVWLLSASTSLLAKITPMDFDDEDSKMTRDEMRYMLETEGVLEEDELEMLQGVFSLDTKVAREVMVPRTDAFMVDINDPISEIVTEVLAENYSRIPVYNEDKDKVIGVLHTKNLLKAAYQFGFENIDMHKILQEPLFVPETVFIDDLLYELKKTRNQMAILLDEYGGMVGVVTLEDLLEEIVGEIDDETDEVEKLYEQVNDHEYIIQGRMLIDEFNEAFNTDLHMSDVDTMAGYLITALGTIPDEGEKLSFKVDNLTLISEEMEGSRVLKIRVIFHDPEIEVEPEEERRHFRKEFEDDEPRR, from the coding sequence ATGAATTCTGACCCCGAGAGTCAGTCGCTGATCGCCCAGTTTTTATTATTAATTGTTTTAACGCTAATTAATGCCTTTTTGGCTGCTTCAGAAATTGCTGTTGTTTCAATTAACAAAAACCGGGTGGAACAAAAAGCTGAAGAAGGCAATGTGAAGTCGCAAAAATTACTCAAAATATTGGAAAATCCAACTAACTTTTTATCCACTATTCAAGTTGGGATTACGTTAGTTAATATTTTATCAGGGGCATCTTTAGCTGATACATTATCTAGTCGCCTAGCGCCTGTTTTAGGTGGAGGAGCGGCTGCTAAAAGCCTTGCCAATATTATTGTTTTAGCGATTTTAACTTATGTATCCATCGTTTTTGGGGAATTATATCCTAAACGAATTGCCTTGAACAAATCAGAAGAAGTTGCCACTTTTACTTCTGGTATTATTCGTATCATTGGTACAATTGCAAAACCATTTGTTTGGTTACTATCGGCCTCTACTAGTCTGTTAGCTAAAATTACGCCGATGGACTTTGATGATGAAGATTCCAAAATGACCCGTGATGAAATGCGGTATATGCTGGAAACAGAGGGCGTCTTAGAAGAAGACGAATTAGAAATGCTACAAGGTGTTTTTTCCTTGGATACTAAAGTAGCTCGTGAAGTTATGGTTCCCCGGACGGATGCTTTTATGGTAGATATTAATGATCCAATTAGTGAAATCGTCACCGAAGTTTTAGCTGAAAATTATTCCCGTATTCCAGTTTATAATGAAGATAAGGACAAAGTAATCGGTGTTTTGCATACCAAGAATCTTTTGAAAGCCGCTTATCAATTTGGCTTTGAAAATATTGATATGCATAAAATTTTACAAGAGCCTTTGTTTGTTCCTGAAACAGTCTTTATTGACGACTTATTATATGAATTGAAAAAGACCCGTAATCAAATGGCTATTCTTTTAGATGAATATGGCGGTATGGTCGGGGTAGTGACGTTAGAAGATTTGTTGGAAGAAATCGTTGGCGAAATTGACGATGAGACTGATGAAGTAGAAAAACTATACGAACAAGTAAATGACCATGAATATATTATTCAAGGACGAATGTTAATTGATGAATTTAACGAAGCCTTTAATACAGACTTGCACATGAGTGATGTGGATACAATGGCAGGTTACTTGATTACAGCGTTAGGTACTATCCCAGATGAAGGGGAGAAACTTTCTTTTAAAGTGGATAATTTAACTTTGATTTCTGAAGAGATGGAAGGATCCCGAGTATTGAAGATTCGAGTTATCTTTCATGATCCAGAAATTGAAGTGGAACCAGAGGAAGAACGTCGCCATTTTCGTAAAGAATTTGAAGACGATGAACCAAGACGTTAA
- a CDS encoding AI-2E family transporter, with amino-acid sequence MLEKLKNTKIMFWSLELLILATLIFVSTKIDFIFKPIGTFFSTLFAPVLIAGFLYYLLNPIVNLLEKRVKFKRIYGIILVFILLIGALVIIIGSVIPSLVSQITSLAESIPSFIASVESWLREVARSPFFKQIDLQAQFDKLDISYGTIIQRFLSGLSNSIGSIVGQVANATMIIVTAPFILFYMLKDGNRLVPNIERFFPVNRRKQIVDLLGQLNYTLSKYISGQAIECVFVATFTFIGYLIIGVDYAFLFGVIAGVTNLIPYLGPYLGLMPAVLVTVFDSPIKALLCCVVVLIVQQLDGNIIYPNVIGKTLSIHPLTIILVLLVAGNIAGLLGIFLGVPFYAVCRVLVTFIVKLVKEDKKTDEDTLVKDETQQAE; translated from the coding sequence TTGTTAGAAAAATTAAAAAACACAAAAATCATGTTTTGGTCGTTAGAATTGTTAATTTTGGCTACCTTGATTTTTGTATCAACAAAGATTGATTTTATTTTTAAACCCATTGGGACCTTTTTTTCAACTCTTTTTGCCCCTGTTCTAATTGCGGGATTTTTGTATTATTTATTAAACCCAATTGTGAACCTTTTGGAAAAAAGAGTCAAATTTAAACGAATTTATGGTATTATACTAGTTTTTATTCTTTTAATCGGAGCACTAGTCATAATTATTGGGAGTGTGATACCTAGTTTAGTTAGCCAGATAACATCATTAGCAGAAAGTATTCCATCTTTTATTGCTAGTGTTGAGTCTTGGTTAAGAGAAGTGGCACGGAGCCCCTTTTTTAAGCAGATTGACTTACAAGCACAATTCGATAAATTGGATATTTCTTATGGTACGATTATCCAACGCTTTTTAAGTGGCCTGTCCAATAGTATTGGTTCAATTGTTGGACAAGTGGCTAATGCAACAATGATTATTGTAACAGCACCATTCATTTTGTTTTATATGTTAAAAGATGGTAATCGACTTGTGCCAAATATTGAGCGGTTCTTTCCTGTTAATCGTCGTAAACAGATCGTTGATTTATTAGGGCAGTTAAATTATACCTTATCTAAATACATTAGTGGACAAGCGATTGAATGTGTTTTTGTTGCAACATTTACTTTTATTGGTTACTTAATTATTGGTGTTGATTATGCGTTCTTATTTGGTGTTATTGCAGGGGTTACAAATCTAATTCCTTATTTAGGCCCGTATTTAGGGTTAATGCCTGCAGTACTGGTAACTGTTTTTGATTCACCTATAAAGGCCTTATTATGTTGTGTAGTTGTTTTAATTGTACAACAACTCGATGGAAATATTATTTATCCCAATGTTATTGGCAAAACTTTATCTATTCATCCTTTGACTATTATTTTAGTATTATTAGTAGCCGGCAATATCGCTGGGCTATTAGGAATTTTCTTAGGTGTCCCATTTTATGCCGTGTGTCGGGTTTTGGTTACCTTTATTGTGAAGTTGGTGAAAGAAGATAAAAAAACAGATGAGGATACATTAGTAAAAGATGAGACACAACAAGCAGAGTAG
- a CDS encoding N-acetylmuramoyl-L-alanine amidase: MKKLKFTIGILMIMLGFFGVIWQRKEQNEIQSQPVPLSNKTSFMTVADNKSLTVSSQKVQIHVDPALYSTTVETENDYVALKKYPNSNSTTIDKLYRGEWGMYLGSQNGWIKINTNDGNIGWVKKENTQITTSLRKVNPTLTQLKVVLDAGHGGIDTGAESNDGTLIEKELTLQTVKKIGAALEKIGVNVVYTRTQDNYLALDEIAEKSMRESADLFISIHYDKYDYDNGMNGQTTYYYYQDDKFMATVINTALANNLTLGNNGVRQGNYFVLRQSNRPSLLLELGYLNSDRDVAIIKQTDFQNKVATGIVAGLRTYVNELEANK; encoded by the coding sequence ATGAAAAAACTTAAGTTTACAATCGGCATTTTAATGATAATGCTTGGCTTTTTTGGCGTAATTTGGCAACGAAAAGAGCAAAATGAAATACAATCCCAGCCAGTACCATTATCAAATAAGACATCTTTTATGACTGTTGCAGATAATAAATCTTTAACAGTTAGTTCCCAAAAGGTGCAAATTCATGTTGATCCAGCATTGTACAGTACGACAGTTGAAACGGAAAATGATTATGTTGCCTTAAAAAAATATCCCAACTCTAACAGTACAACGATTGACAAATTATATCGTGGTGAGTGGGGGATGTATTTAGGGAGTCAAAATGGTTGGATTAAAATCAATACTAACGATGGCAATATAGGCTGGGTAAAAAAAGAAAATACCCAAATTACAACCAGTTTACGTAAAGTGAATCCTACATTAACGCAATTAAAAGTTGTTTTAGATGCCGGTCATGGAGGTATCGATACTGGTGCAGAAAGTAATGATGGGACCCTAATTGAAAAAGAATTAACACTTCAAACAGTAAAAAAGATTGGGGCTGCACTAGAAAAGATTGGTGTTAATGTCGTTTATACCCGCACGCAAGATAACTATTTAGCGTTAGATGAAATTGCCGAGAAATCCATGAGGGAAAGCGCAGATTTATTCATCAGCATTCACTACGATAAATATGATTATGATAATGGCATGAATGGTCAAACAACCTACTATTATTATCAAGATGATAAATTTATGGCAACGGTAATAAATACGGCACTGGCAAATAATTTAACATTAGGAAATAATGGGGTTCGACAAGGAAATTATTTTGTTTTACGCCAATCTAATCGTCCTAGCTTACTGTTAGAATTAGGATATTTAAACAGTGATCGTGATGTCGCTATCATTAAACAAACTGATTTTCAAAATAAAGTAGCTACAGGAATTGTCGCAGGTCTTCGTACTTATGTGAATGAACTAGAAGCAAATAAGTAA
- a CDS encoding pectate lyase-like adhesive domain-containing protein produces MIGIKKLSALLLGTQLLFATGSSSFSATQNYDESSSEKTHETTTESTKKLELHDSISATLESQTSASSEEQVIAEEQVADSITKESESKDPPTKESISRAVGIQASGSGTSQDDPRIVENSAELKTAIEDPQIAYIKLAPSEEIFYFDVSSPQVTSNVTIDGSGRTISYNKNTLEVKANNVWVKFMNMTFGSSDYSVTTNEYYGLCRGNTTYSNVTVEVENVKYYSNRGAQPFFNRGKDSKVVFSGENFFSVQDGISSQEFAECNHFLFKKDSHTTVEHDTGQSNSIVTYGTGRDFSFELEAGAVVDYNTISDQFVDSFSGNGTMKIGEGASLKINGDRRFVSASKRMILQVDEGGKLDMSFEDSFNFNNASTLNFAKDSTLNMAVTNANQVFSNTIPADNFIIDNAYRLSFNVSGLTNKEPVNAGFTFSEFIPGITGYGITAGNTPINTIIGSGAVISSNGTDFTLNSPQDDFETDEKTTIRGARSIVLQRLPNPAVIRDVKQVVKDTSAAFNLTDYLTNNNVITGVDYLLFSEQQDTENFNDTDKIAEQKIGAKVEEAEATELTEAEITSSVAFTNLAEQTEYWLYVQIKASFESGDSEWYEISFTTKTDALNVTFPTEMFFNTEMSEEDRRLLVTSQRYRVKNNSAYPIELKINSFSEDGESGVDLLENIDGDTKGHLYLQLAKDSEEPTTLKKDLANVDMGELDIDQQINLQFTGEYFGNAGKEINTKYNMILEFTRTGE; encoded by the coding sequence ATGATTGGTATAAAAAAATTAAGCGCTTTGCTTTTAGGTACCCAACTTCTTTTTGCAACGGGTTCTTCCTCGTTTTCCGCGACCCAAAATTATGATGAAAGTTCAAGTGAAAAAACGCACGAAACGACTACTGAATCCACTAAAAAATTAGAACTTCATGATAGCATTAGTGCAACCCTTGAGAGCCAAACAAGTGCTAGTTCTGAGGAACAAGTAATCGCTGAGGAGCAAGTAGCCGATAGCATTACAAAAGAAAGTGAGTCTAAAGACCCGCCGACAAAAGAAAGTATCAGTCGTGCTGTAGGTATACAGGCAAGTGGTAGTGGGACTTCCCAAGATGATCCGCGAATTGTCGAAAATTCAGCAGAGCTAAAAACAGCAATTGAAGATCCACAAATTGCGTACATTAAATTAGCTCCTTCAGAGGAAATTTTTTATTTTGATGTAAGTTCTCCTCAAGTTACAAGTAATGTTACGATTGATGGTAGTGGTCGTACCATATCATACAACAAGAATACTCTTGAAGTTAAAGCAAATAATGTTTGGGTGAAATTTATGAATATGACATTTGGTTCATCCGATTATTCCGTAACTACTAATGAGTACTACGGTCTTTGCCGAGGAAATACTACTTATTCAAATGTTACAGTTGAAGTTGAAAATGTCAAATATTATTCAAATAGAGGAGCGCAACCTTTTTTTAATCGTGGGAAAGATAGTAAAGTTGTCTTTTCAGGAGAAAACTTTTTCTCAGTGCAAGATGGGATCTCATCTCAAGAATTTGCAGAATGTAATCATTTTCTATTTAAAAAAGATAGCCATACGACAGTTGAACATGATACTGGACAGAGCAATTCGATCGTGACATATGGGACAGGACGTGATTTTAGTTTTGAATTAGAGGCAGGAGCGGTTGTGGATTATAACACAATAAGTGATCAATTTGTTGATAGCTTTTCAGGGAATGGGACGATGAAAATTGGTGAGGGAGCATCGCTTAAGATTAATGGGGATCGAAGGTTTGTTTCCGCTAGTAAACGAATGATTCTTCAAGTTGATGAGGGTGGAAAGCTCGACATGAGTTTTGAGGATAGCTTCAATTTTAATAATGCTTCCACACTCAATTTTGCGAAGGACTCAACGTTAAATATGGCAGTAACAAATGCAAATCAAGTTTTTAGTAATACCATTCCTGCCGATAATTTCATTATTGATAATGCTTATCGTTTATCTTTTAATGTTTCTGGATTAACAAACAAGGAGCCTGTCAATGCAGGATTCACATTTTCTGAATTCATTCCCGGAATTACCGGTTACGGTATTACGGCAGGCAATACTCCTATAAATACCATTATTGGTAGTGGTGCTGTTATTAGTTCGAATGGGACCGATTTCACGTTAAATTCGCCTCAAGACGATTTTGAGACAGACGAAAAAACAACGATTCGAGGAGCAAGAAGTATTGTCTTACAACGCCTCCCTAATCCAGCGGTGATACGAGATGTCAAACAAGTGGTTAAAGATACTAGCGCTGCTTTTAATCTGACTGATTATTTGACCAACAATAATGTTATTACTGGCGTAGATTATTTGCTATTTAGTGAGCAGCAAGATACTGAAAACTTTAATGATACTGATAAAATCGCTGAACAAAAGATAGGAGCAAAAGTAGAAGAAGCAGAAGCAACAGAGCTTACTGAAGCAGAAATTACAAGTTCTGTAGCGTTTACCAATTTAGCAGAACAGACAGAATATTGGCTTTATGTCCAAATCAAAGCGAGTTTTGAATCAGGTGATAGTGAATGGTATGAAATATCTTTTACCACAAAGACGGATGCACTCAATGTAACATTCCCAACTGAAATGTTCTTTAATACCGAAATGTCTGAAGAAGACAGACGACTACTAGTCACTTCACAACGCTATCGAGTCAAAAATAATAGTGCTTATCCAATTGAATTAAAGATAAATTCTTTTAGTGAAGACGGCGAGTCAGGCGTTGACTTGTTAGAAAATATAGACGGCGATACGAAAGGTCACTTATATTTACAGCTAGCAAAAGACAGTGAAGAACCCACTACATTAAAAAAAGATTTAGCAAATGTTGATATGGGAGAATTAGATATCGATCAGCAAATAAATTTACAGTTTACAGGTGAATACTTTGGTAACGCAGGTAAGGAAATCAACACAAAATACAATATGATTTTGGAATTTACGAGAACGGGGGAGTAA
- a CDS encoding LPXTG cell wall anchor domain-containing protein has translation MNGDIQVTGVLNMPVESSVSEPGETTSSSTSNEVVYVSTKKEFYPQTGDEINTNYLVMGILIIIISITVIVSRCRKTVK, from the coding sequence ATGAATGGAGATATTCAAGTAACAGGAGTGTTAAACATGCCTGTTGAGTCGTCTGTTTCAGAGCCAGGGGAAACCACTTCAAGTTCAACATCCAATGAAGTTGTCTATGTTTCGACAAAAAAAGAGTTTTACCCACAAACAGGGGATGAGATAAATACGAACTACCTCGTTATGGGGATACTAATAATTATAATAAGTATTACGGTAATTGTCTCTCGGTGTAGGAAAACAGTTAAATAA
- a CDS encoding peptide chain release factor 3, translating to MDNPNLRKEVDSRRTFAIISHPDAGKTTITEQLLLFGGAIRQAGTVKGKKTGNFAKSDWMEIEKQRGISVTSSVMQFDYDDKRVNILDTPGHEDFSEDTYRTLMAVDSAVMVIDSAKGIEAQTKKLFQVVKKRGIPIFTFINKLDRDGREPLELLEELEDLLQIESYPMNWPIGMGKGLEGLYDIYNERIELYRPENYGGERLIPLNQAGEIPADHPFRGSGQYDQVLEEVELVKEAGDSFDRKKIARGEQTPVFFGSALTNFGVQTFLETFLEFAPSPYAHKTETGEEVSPYEPEFSGFVFKIQANMNPAHRDRIAFVRICSGTFERGMDITLERTGKKMKLSNVTQFMADARENIQEAVAGDIIGVYDTGNYQIGDTLFEGKLKVAYEELPSFTPELFMKVQAKNVMKQKSFHKGIQQLVQEGAIQMYRTYLTDEYVIGAVGQLQFEVFQYRMKNEYNAEVVMTPMGHKIARWIDPEQLDEKMGSSRNILARDRFDQPLFLFENQFAERWFADKYPDVKLKSLM from the coding sequence ATGGATAATCCAAATTTACGAAAAGAAGTCGATAGTCGACGCACTTTTGCAATTATTTCCCACCCGGACGCAGGGAAAACAACAATTACAGAGCAATTATTACTTTTTGGTGGCGCTATTCGCCAAGCTGGTACGGTTAAAGGTAAAAAAACGGGCAACTTTGCTAAATCTGACTGGATGGAAATTGAAAAGCAACGGGGAATCTCAGTAACTAGTTCAGTGATGCAATTTGACTATGATGATAAACGGGTAAATATTTTAGATACACCAGGACATGAAGATTTTTCAGAAGACACCTATCGGACATTAATGGCCGTAGATAGTGCTGTTATGGTGATTGATAGCGCTAAAGGGATTGAGGCTCAAACAAAAAAATTATTCCAAGTTGTCAAAAAAAGAGGTATTCCAATTTTTACTTTTATTAATAAATTGGATCGTGACGGGCGAGAACCACTGGAATTATTAGAAGAATTAGAAGACTTATTACAAATTGAATCTTATCCAATGAATTGGCCCATCGGAATGGGAAAAGGTTTAGAAGGATTATATGACATTTATAATGAACGAATTGAATTGTATCGTCCTGAAAATTATGGTGGTGAACGTTTAATTCCATTAAATCAAGCTGGCGAAATACCTGCCGACCATCCTTTTCGTGGTAGCGGTCAATACGACCAGGTTTTAGAAGAAGTAGAGCTAGTCAAAGAAGCTGGCGATAGCTTTGATCGTAAAAAAATTGCGAGAGGAGAACAAACACCAGTCTTCTTTGGTTCAGCTTTAACGAACTTTGGTGTCCAAACTTTTTTAGAAACATTTTTAGAGTTTGCGCCGTCTCCTTATGCACATAAGACTGAAACAGGGGAAGAAGTAAGCCCATATGAACCCGAATTTTCTGGTTTTGTCTTCAAAATTCAAGCGAATATGAATCCTGCCCACCGTGACCGGATTGCTTTTGTCCGGATTTGTTCAGGCACTTTTGAACGAGGCATGGATATTACTTTGGAGCGTACTGGCAAAAAAATGAAGTTAAGTAATGTAACGCAATTTATGGCTGATGCTAGAGAAAATATCCAAGAAGCTGTAGCCGGCGATATTATCGGGGTCTATGATACTGGTAATTATCAAATTGGCGATACGCTTTTTGAAGGCAAGTTAAAAGTGGCTTATGAAGAATTGCCATCGTTTACACCGGAATTGTTTATGAAAGTCCAAGCAAAAAATGTGATGAAGCAAAAATCTTTCCATAAAGGTATTCAGCAATTAGTTCAAGAAGGTGCAATTCAAATGTATCGTACTTACTTAACGGATGAATATGTCATTGGAGCAGTTGGACAATTACAATTTGAAGTTTTCCAATACCGGATGAAAAACGAATACAACGCTGAAGTGGTGATGACACCAATGGGACACAAAATCGCCCGTTGGATTGATCCTGAACAATTGGATGAAAAGATGGGCTCCTCTCGAAATATTTTGGCGCGAGATCGTTTTGACCAACCACTATTTTTATTTGAAAACCAATTTGCAGAACGCTGGTTTGCCGATAAGTATCCCGATGTGAAGTTGAAGAGTTTGATGTAA
- a CDS encoding GNAT family N-acetyltransferase — MRILQTRDTMSDIYLAAVKIRNQVFVKEQNVPLSIEIDGNEAYAIHFVLYDDKKIPLATVRLLPIDEDQVKVQRMAVLKEYRGQGLGKILLNAAADFAKEHDFKEMTLGAQWQAQNFYQQMGFKTAGEPFEEAGMKHITMTKQLVN, encoded by the coding sequence TTGCGCATCCTCCAAACAAGAGACACTATGAGTGATATTTATTTAGCAGCAGTAAAAATTCGTAATCAAGTTTTTGTCAAAGAACAAAATGTTCCTTTATCCATTGAGATTGATGGCAATGAAGCGTATGCCATCCATTTTGTATTATACGATGATAAAAAAATCCCGCTAGCAACTGTACGGCTCCTCCCTATTGATGAGGATCAAGTTAAGGTTCAGCGGATGGCCGTATTAAAAGAATATCGCGGTCAAGGCTTGGGAAAAATTTTACTAAATGCAGCAGCAGATTTCGCAAAAGAACACGACTTTAAAGAAATGACATTAGGGGCACAATGGCAAGCACAAAATTTTTACCAACAAATGGGCTTTAAAACTGCCGGCGAACCTTTTGAAGAAGCTGGAATGAAACATATTACGATGACAAAACAGTTAGTAAATTAA